DNA from Triticum aestivum cultivar Chinese Spring chromosome 7D, IWGSC CS RefSeq v2.1, whole genome shotgun sequence:
AAAAATGATTTTGTGGATGTTCTAAAAAATATTGATTTTGTGGATCCCCTAAAAAAATGATTTTGTGGATGCTCTAAAAAAATATTGATTTTGTGGAATATCCTTAAAAATTGATTTTGTGGAAAACTTATACTTGTGGAATATTTCCTATTAGCAGCCATCTTGATCGATATTCCTCCGCGGTACTCCAACAACTTTGAGAGCGTCGTACCCAGCCGCCACTAGGGTTTCTTCTGCCTCCCGTCGACGCTGACGCCGGTCTGCATcgtctcctgtggccttagggccatggaggcatgACAGATCTCAGCCTTTGCCGACTGTAGGGCTTCATTTTTTGATGCTTTTAtgagttttcttagggtttgtgtcctgctcaaagagacgaggcggtggcggctctctgaagatggaataagattctcctCGCCTAGCCCCCGTCCCGATAGTGCTTCTGGCGccatcggagggcgtgtggagattTTTTTtcggcggatctcgcgggattcggtcggcgtttgtcttcggtggatccacgTGGATCCGATATTTGTTCGTTTGTGTTCGTGTGTCTACAGGTTGATCCTTCTGATCTAAACTTCTCTTCAATGATGGTGGTCGTTGTTCTAGTGCGTTGGTCTTATAGGGCTTTAGCACCACGAATTCCCgcttgtctactacaacaagtttcgCCCGGCCCCAGTGaggaaggggcgatgacggcggcgcgccttcaacTCGCTTCAGTGCTCGTAGCCGTCGCTAGGTGATCTACGAATCTAAATGtaatttttttaatacttctgatatctgttgtactatcatgattgatgATGTATAGATTAAAAGGTTTATTGCAAAAAAAACACTTTGAGAGCGGGTTGCCCCTCTCGATCGATCTTCCTCCGCGGTACTCCAACAACTTTGAAAGTGGGTTGTCCATAGGCTTTCAAAACCTCCAAGTCAGATTATTGTTGTAAATAAACTTCGATGTCATGACACCAATCAGATCCATGTCTTCCGCAAAAAATAATCATGTGTAAGACCTGAGTAAAAGAAGCTATAGAAGGTCAAAACGAAAGCTACGAAAAAGCACTGTTTTAAGGCCTTGATTGTATTTTCTTCACAAGAATACCACATATGTCATTCCTTCACGAAACTTCACACGTGAGTTGAACGGCCAACCAAGTTTGATacccaatttttttttaaataacaaAGTTATACTAAAGCAGGACAAGTAGTAGTATAAATCTGGGAGAGTAATTATGTTTTTCAATTTTACTATTTATGTGGATGCACGTGAAACTATGTTCACCTTTGGTATTTTCATAAGAACTATTATGTTTAAACATACGACTTTATAGCGACTATGTAGAAATATCAGTGTGTTTACATATCAGCACCAAATCTCTTGGCTTCCTATATTTGATAAGAAGCCATTGCTTTGCCTAAATTCCTGCCAAATTCAAGTCTTATGCAAAGGGCAAGAAAGTGATAATCTTGAGAAGAGCCGGTACAAATTAAAGAAGCTTACACTCTTGAGGCGAAAATTCATATGGCCTACGACACATAGAGAATTGAGTTATTGTTCTAGTACAGGCACAGCTACAACCGAACATCCCGACATTAGAGAGGAGGTCTTACATGATTTACAGAAAAGCTTCTCACAGAACAAAAACTTTCATATGCACATACAAgcaaagaagcccaagtatggaatGCCTCCTGACAAAtaccacaaggaagaagaaaaaacaattTTCTTGAATGTACACACCTGCCAGCCAGCCTGAAACAATCTAGGGCAGGGACCTAAAATCGGCTGAAGAATTTGCACGCGCTCGGCTGAAAAATGCCGGCTGTGATGCACCACTGCGAGCACCCTACCTGACTTTCATCAGAGCAGATGGTTTTTTCTTTTCATAATGTTCGCTCAGCGTCGCTTCTTCCAGCTGGTAGATTTCTTGTCACCTGAGAGTTTTCTTGGAAGGTTCAAGAGGGAATTTACCCGTGTCACGCCTTCGAGCGCAGACCATTCTTCCTCCTCGTTTGTGGATATGCAGTCAGCCAGGCTGCGGGCAGACCCGCACCTTTCAGGTTCCTTTGATACAGGAGGTTCGTCCACCGGCATAATCTCGTCAACATTTCTTAGCGTGGATGAGTGTTCCAATGTGGGCTCAGGGATATGCTCTTCCCTGGAGATGTGTTCATTCACATCTGCAATGTCTTCATTGATTTTATCACCGGCATCTGAGATTAAAGCATCCTTCGCAGGTTCTGCCTTTTCATTCTTGGCTTCACTCTCTTCAACCAAGTTAGGTGACTTTTCATGGTCCAAGAACAGGCAGACAGCAGCGCAGTCATCACTCTTGGATGTTGGGAACTTCAATCTCCAAGATCTGACAGCACAATCAACGAGAGCCCTGGAAGCAGTTGCTCGAGATGGAGCTGCAGCTACAATATCAATGGCCTCCTTGTTTGAAAGAACGTCCCAAACCTACAGCAATTGAGTTTTTTCTGAATATAATAACATATAACAGGactgaagctggtgaaggatgtaAAAGCTTTATGCCTGAACATATGAAATTTCTAATTTGAAGGACCATTGTTAGTAAAATGCTATGAAGCATACCCCATCAGTGGCTAGTATTATAAACTCATCCTTTTCAGTAAGACGGCGATATGATATCTGTGGAACAGATATTAAGCCATAATCTTTAAGGCAGAAGTCTCCAAAAGCTCTTGCCATTGCCAATCCAGGAGAATCATTATTCGGCAACCATACCCTTGAAACTTCTGGCTCATCTTGAAGAGCAAAAACCCTTCCTCTGCATTGCTGGATCCTCTCAGCTTCCTCTGTAGAaaaagaaatgaagaataattattaaaaaaaaagtgATCAATCTGGATAAGTAGCAATAGCCACTATATTAAATGATAGTTCGATCAAGGCATTTACAGGGAAAATGGAAGAGTATTGCAACCACATGAAAATACTGAAAATAGAAAAAATCAATTAAAATACTAAGGGAGAGAAATGAACATACTGGGAAGGTTAGGCTTCAAATCAACAGTGAGTTGTACAGCAGTTAGATTGTTAGCGGCATCCCGAGTCGCCATTACTGCTCTCGAGTCCCCAAGATTTCCAACTACAAGATCCCATCCCTGGAGAATAAGCCATGTCCAGTTCATCCACCAATCAAAATTATACTCCACCACTTGTTTTTAAAAGCTTCAGTCAGCAATTTATCTACGAACACTAAGGCATGTTTAGAAATATCAATCACCTGTTTGACCAATGTGACTGCCGTACTACCACTGCAAAAGCAATCGATCGTAGGATGCATCTTGAGCTCCTTGTCCATCAATTTGAAAGCCTTCAAATAAGACTGTTTAAGTGGAAGAAATGTCTCAGGAAGCATATCACTCCCTTCAACATCAGCAGACTCACCCCATTCATCATCAACAGCAGATGCTGTTTCTTCGGAGTTCAAACTTCCGGAAATGCTTCCGTTTAGATGAGGACTAGTGCCCACATTAGCACTAGTTTTCCATTGTGCGAGTAACTTAACAGGAAGAGAATCTCTAACTTTTTTGGCGACAAAATGGCCATATGGACCATGACCATCAAACACGCCACAGAAGACACTATCACTTGAATTGAAACTCTGCAGTGAAAGCAAGGGAATATTACATAGCTGTCAAGTAAATACAATTTACTGCAATATAAGTGTCTACTTTTCCCTCGGTATCAAGTGATCTGATCAGCTAGTAGTGACTATTGTTCATTTCTTACAAGTAAATGCAGCCATGCCCTTACTATTCCCAAAAAGTATCAAAGAGATGGGCTGAGCTACAATGAACTATATTGATGGAATCTTACACGTCTAGTATGCTCATATTTTCACCATGAAATATTAAGAATATGGTAGAGTGAATGAGTGACTTCACTGGCATAAAGGATTTTTAGGAGACAATATGTAGGAAATTTACCTACGGACAGAATCAGATAATCAGACTTTCAAATAGTACCTAAAGAAACGAGGGTGAAACCCGGTAGCTAGTCAAGGTTAACTCATGGGACATTATACCATGTGACTTAATAAATTCATTAGACTTGTTTCATAACCACTGGAATGACATTCTATAATTTCTGAGAATATTTCTACATTAAGAAAGTTCTATTACTCACAGTGAAATGTGGAAATACGATAAAAATTTGACTGCCAGTATAACTTATATCTCAAAGAATGAATGGATATGAGAAAAGACTGTCAAGGAGAAGGAATAAAAGCCAGGCGATAGAACTAAAGGCTGATTCAATTCAATTCCAACAGAAACACTACAAATTTGTCAAGGAAGTACCTCCCACTCCAATAAAGTAGGTAGTAGATTTTTGCTTTGAATATTAGCAATCAAAAGCACTATTCTGAGAATCTACAGGCGTAAACTCTCTTTGCTGTCATCTTAAGTACATGACTCTTCATGCATCTTAGAAATGATTCTTAGATACCTACATGCATTTTATCTAGTCCTAGTTCTCAAGAAATGAAAAATAATAATCCATATTGCACCTCTCTTCAGTTTAAACTCCAGATGTTTTTGAGGAATAATTTTTTTCTGAGTTAATAAAAAAATTTGAGGAATGTTGAACTCCAGTTGTTATCACAGCCTACTGCTTAAGGAACCAATATAGCAGTTAAGCTGGACTGATTAATAGAAGGGGATGGACCCTAGATAGAGCAAGCCAGCTATCAATCGCCACAGCCAATCACTTGACCCCTCAATCACATCCATGTGAAGAAAGGAACAAGAACATAACGTTCTTTACATCGAAGAAGAGAACAAAACAAAGAAAGGTACAAACATCCGCGAAGGATCTTGCTTGCACCATGCACAAAGTCTCGAATCAAGCCAAGGGCAAGAACAGTGACTCAATACCACAACCAACTCATGTCCCATctatccctccgttccaaaatagatgacccaactttgtactaactttagtacaaagttggatcatctattttgaaacggagggagtaccagagaACACTTCACAGAAATTATCAGAAAACCGTTAGGAGCACACACAAAAACTTAGCAGACTGCTCGTTTTCATAAGAATCGATCCAGAAGAGCAAAAAATGGTGCATCCTCTGGAACCAAATTAAACAATGACCCAACTCCAACCCCACTAGAAATCCAAACTAATCACTGTTCTGAAGTAAAATCCCTCTCATTTCGAATCAAACACTCCGCTGGACGAAGACGCGTCTCCCCTTGATTCAAACAACATTGGAATCCAAATCGACCAGTAATCCAGGCGCAAACCAAGTGATTGACACGAAGCGCTGAGGGAAGACTTCCGAGAGTAAACGCGAGCAGTTGACTTAGAAAGGCCGCGGTTTGAACCAAGAATCGGCCGTGGACCCAGCGCCGCCGCCGATCGGGACTCCAAATCCACCGGAACAAACCACCAAGCTGAAGGAAAAATATAGCGGTTGCTAGGCGCTGGCAGCTTACCTCCCAGACGACCATGGCGTCCTGGTTGGTGCCCTTCCGCCCCTGCTGCGTGTGGAGGCACGCCGCCGCGCTCGCCCCGTTGGCGCACGTCCTTCCGGCGACCCGCGCGAGCTCCTCCTCGGTCATCTCGCCCTCGCCGGGGAGCTTCTTGCCgcctccgcccccgccgccgccggagaagaaggcgcCGCCGGCGGCCGCGCCCTCCCGCTCGCCATGGGGCCTCTTGCGCCACCGCAGCGGccacgccggctcgtcgccggGCTGGGTGGAGAGGCAGGAGCCCATGGCGGCCAATGGGAGCGGGGCAACACGGCAGAGCACAGGGTTGGGGGCGGCAGTAACTGCTGCGCGGCGCTGTGCTAATGCTATGGTGGTTGTAGGGTTTTGATGCCTGATGTTTCCTCGTCTTGTAGGCTTGAGCTTCCCTTTTTGCATCATTTGGTTTGTATGGCCTTCTTACTGCTTGGAGATTTGGGCTAAACAAAAGGTTAAAAATTGTTATTTTTTTATAAGTGGGGTTAGGTTGGGAGTAGTACAAGTGATTATGTTTAGCATGTAGGAGCCATGGTGTTCCACCTTTTGGGTGAAGGAATCCTAGGATGGGGAGAATTTTACTCCAAGATAAAATCATCTCCAAGTTATGTTAAAATACTTTGTCTAGGCTTCTATAGTGATGTGTCTTTGTGTCAATGAATATAGATTTATAATGGATATATGTGTCAATGAAAGATTGTTGTGGTAATTTTGTGCATTCTTGTGGGCTTTTAAAAAATGATAAAGGAAATTTTTATTAGCTTAAATGCAGGATTAAGGGATACATACATAATGAGCACACATCCAACCTCTGTATAGGTAAGATGCACGCAACTAACACCAACACACATAAAAATCACACCAGCGACTAGCAAAGTCTAACAAGACCGAAGCTACGCCTTGGTggagcaaaaaaaaaaaactctgaAGCGATCAAAATAATGATAAAAGAATCGACCATAACAACAACCACATCCGCACCAATCATCTCTTTCAATACAATGAGAAGAAATTCTCCAAAGGATCAACGATCAAGCGCCATCGCCGTCGGATCCAACCACTGAATGCCGGATTTTGGGTTTTCACCTCAGAGCTCAAAACCGATGCTTGAGAagcaccatcaaatcaaaatcatctTGTGATACCGTCACCATTTTTCATGATCTCAGCAATTACATGCACACCGCGGTCTTGACGTGAGGTGCTACGCAAGTGAAGACCATACTCGCATGAGCAGGCAGTCGTGTCGCAACTAGAACCAGACGCCACCAACAGCTCCGAACAGCAAAGGACACCGACTCCAGTTATACCATGGAATGTAGTTATATTTTTCTATCAAAGGAAATGTATTAATATCATCGCGATGCGAGTACACCCAGCCTTTGCAAGAACAATGTATGTTTTTTAAGCTTGAATTGGGTGTATGATGGTAAGTGAAAATGAGGAAATTATGAAGAGCAAATCCAAGTACCAGTACTGTTGGCCATCGTGGTAAGGTAGAGCAAATCCAAGTACTCCTGCTGGTATTGGCGCACTCCACCATGGATCGAAGCGAGGGCACACCAAGAAGCATGTGGGTCTGTCTTCTCGGCACATTGATGGGCACAACGGTACAAAAAGCGTGCATATTTTTTATTTGCAAGTGCCAAAAGAATCTTAAAATCCGATGTGCTATACATATAAACATAAACTGTTTTAATGGGCAGATCCATTCGAGAGCGCTGGCTTCCAACACCCCACATGATATACGTGTCCTCTCCGCAGACCAGCGATGTGTGTTCTCTTCTCGGTGGATCAGAAGGAAGACCGTCTGTCAAATTTGATTTTTTGAAGGTTTACATTGCGCCGCTGACCACCGGAGATGGCAAAGCAGCGGTGAAATCCGGTCGTCGTTTCAGACATCTTTTTCAGCCGGCCAGCCGGTCGTTCCTTCCAAACGAAAAGCGAAGTGCTTTTCATGTCTTTTCTTGGGTTTCTAGATTGTGATGAGCATTGGGACTCCTCTTTTGGAATGGGCCTTTTTATCTGCACCGGAAAAGATGAGAGATTAGGCTGCTCTGTGTCCTCGTTAGCGCAGGCAAAGGGAACTGGATCAGCCCGAGTGTCCCTGTCGCTGAGCTATGCTTACTTGCGCAGTGATGCAAGATGGTGACACAGCTGTGTGTATCCATGGGTATTCCGACTCCTTTCTCTATTTTTATGTGAAGGGGGCTATTTGTGTTTTTAATTGTGCTTGCTCTCCTGATTGAGAGGTTGAACTGGTGCCAAGTCAATGGGGGGGCAGCAGCAAAGTATGCTGCTACTAATCTTGGTCAGAAAAGCGATGTGTGGAAGGAAGCTGTGGGCGCGTCCAGGTCCAACGTTCAGATAAGCTCCCATTTCAGACTTGGACGGTCAAGCAGAGGAATTAAGTAGTGATTTGTGGGTTGAGTTGTCAATGCACCACTGGTGATGATTTTTAATGTAGCATCCACTATAGAATTGTACAGTATGATAGTGGTAGCGATCAACCGTACAGAGATCAGATATGTTATTGTTGGCCAAGAAAGATAGAACAAGATACTTTCGTCCTCGCAGAGCTTAACTACTAACTACATGAATGATATGCGgttaggaggagagaggagaggagaaggtAGTTGGAGCTTGGAGGCAAACACGTATGCAGAGGCAGAAGCTCGTCTGGGGAATGGAGAGCCCAACCCTGGGTGATCTGCTAATGCatatagggcgtgtttggttgctgcAGTGCCCGCGTTGCATATACATCTCCACTCGGCCTGGCTCTAAAAAACAGCCTCATATGCGACATCTgtgagttgtttggttgcctgcatatggacTGTCTGTATTAGTAGATCAACTTTGGCACGTTGTTTGGTTGTCTACATTGTCTCGGCGCATGCAACTACAcgctgtttggttgcccgcatggggtatgattaagagctagcacttgcacttagcacacagggttaagagatagcagaggaagtgggagaagaaatgcagtgtgcgccggaccatggcgactgcggtggatagtggccctggcgccgtgtccgacatgacgagcatggaATCGTGGACGAGCGACCCCGTCGGCGGCACGGCGAGCGACACCGTCGGCGAACTAGTTGTGATGATCGCGCAAAGACAGTCGACagaggaggagaatgcagtgcCCGCGTCATGGTATCGTCAGTGCAGTGGAGAGGCCGAGATGATCGACACCAGAAatgactccagtgtagtagggcgagagagaggaggccaagatgatcgaccccgtcggcggcgcggcgaactgcagtgtgcagaggacagaggagctcgacatggcggcgtGAGTGCAGTAGACTGCTGCTCAAAGAGAGATGAAGCTACGATCGTCGAAACCAAAAACTTACAACACGAATGTTGTGAGGAACTGCGAGATTAGGCTGCTGGTCAAAGGAAAATTCAAACGATCGATCGTGCGCgacgaatctgacaaaattcgtcAAGAACAACTTCAAATGGGAAGACGAAATTAAGAACTTACGACCGACGAAACTACGAACCGATCGCTTGAATGGAACCgtagcatcgaggtgcatctttttcgtgtagagcttacctcgaatcgaagcaccgttgtgtagaTCGAAAGGGGTTAGGAAGAACACGATTAGAGAGAAGgttactggaggtaggagaagaTAAGCACGCACAAGCTGCATACCAGCTCGTATACCTCCCATCTCCCCTCGTGCAAGTGGCCCACCTTGTGTGCTCGCCTCAGCCAGGCTCGCGAGCTACTGCCGATTCGGGCGTTTCTCCTGGGCCTGGCCTGGACGTGCTTTAAGGTTCGTGCGATGCGTGCCGCACAGTGAACGCAGGCAACCAAATGGGCCACTTTCTTCCTGCGCGGGCCAGGCTGGGcctaatgcgggcaaccaaacacgcccatatTGGTGCTTGAGAGCATTACAACCTGACGTCTCATACCCGCCTCAAACGCTCGGTCATTGTCTGGACCTAAAATTACCACCCAACTGGACGCATGAAACGCAGTCCAAACGTCCCAGCAGTCTACCTGATCACTGTCTGGACATAAAGTTGCTACTCAACCGGACGCGAAACGCAGTGTAAACGTCCAGGCTGACCAGCGACCCCATATCCAACCCATATGTGGGGCGGATATGGAGACACCCGGACGCATCTGCCATGTCGGATCCTGCCCACATTGGCTCGCCCAATCCCACATATATTCAACCATATCCGTGCTCCGGAGAAAACCCTAACCGCACTCCATTCCACTCCCCATCGCCCCCATGCTCCTTTCCGGTGAACTCTGGCGTACTCCGGCATGGATGACAGTGGATCCGACTCCAAGATGTCCGGATCCGACGACTGGGATCTCATCCCTTGTAGTTCCGACGAGGAGATGGTCGTCTGCGCTGCACTCTGACGCTCCCGGGAGGAGTGCACCAGGACGCGGACGGACTCGTTCTGgcgggaatccattgcgtccgcaCAAATGGTGATTGGATCCACCGGGGCTCGTGGTGGGAGGCGATGTACACCTGCCTTGCCGGACGCGGTGTGGTCCGTCTGGCGCCGAACCTAGGGATGGCGGCCATAGTTTAAAAAACTGGACTGGACCGGCGGTCAAACCGGAAAAACCGGAACCGGCAGCCTCATCGGGTTTTTAAGCTAATAAGACCGATATGCATCCAGACCGGAAAAAACCAATCGAACCGGCCGGTTTTCTGGAAAACCGGTGAAAAACCGGGCAATTGAACCGGGAAAAACCAGGAAAAAAGTTTTAATAGAAATTGGGAAAGTAGGATTCGATCCAAGGGCATGTGGGCAGTAGGCGGGGCCTGCCCATGGCCCAATAACCAACTTGGTTGTGCTACTTTGTTGTCCACTACATGGTTATAATTTTAATTGACCATTGTTTCACTCTATATTAGCACATATATTAATCAATATATTATTTTATTTCTTAAAAAACCAACAATCGAACCGGTGAACCGGCGGTCCGACCGGTAAAAACCTGAACCGACAACCTTTCCGGTTCGATTTTCAGTTCGGTTTTTTAAACTATGATGGCGGCGCAACCCATTCGGTGGTGCGTCGTCCTCGCGAGGTCGGGCTCCGAGTCGGAGGTAAACACCGGCATGGTGTACGGCAAGCACGCTGTAGACGTGAGGCATGCCCGCCGTGCAAGGCACCAAGCGCGGATGGCCGTGGAGGCGGAGTCGCACGTTGCCGACGCAAGGCATGCCCGCCGGGCAAGGCACCAAGAATGGATGGTTGCGGAAGCTCTTGCGGTCGAGGCTACGGGGGCGGAGTCTCAGGCCGCTAGGCCCATCTGCCCCGCAGTTCCATCATCGATCTCACGTCCACCGGTGACGAACAGGTCACGGACTCCGATGAGAAAAAGTAGGAAACGGGAGACGGCGGAGTCTTGAGTCCCATGAGCGGGTCTGTGAGCCATGTTCTATTAGGTATGCGTGATTGTAGATGCTCCCAGAAACCCAGATCTTTGATGCCTCGTG
Protein-coding regions in this window:
- the LOC123165844 gene encoding probable protein phosphatase 2C 66 is translated as MMQKGKLKPTRRGNIRHQNPTTTIALAQRRAAVTAAPNPVLCRVAPLPLAAMGSCLSTQPGDEPAWPLRWRKRPHGEREGAAAGGAFFSGGGGGGGGKKLPGEGEMTEEELARVAGRTCANGASAAACLHTQQGRKGTNQDAMVVWESFNSSDSVFCGVFDGHGPYGHFVAKKVRDSLPVKLLAQWKTSANVGTSPHLNGSISGSLNSEETASAVDDEWGESADVEGSDMLPETFLPLKQSYLKAFKLMDKELKMHPTIDCFCSGSTAVTLVKQGWDLVVGNLGDSRAVMATRDAANNLTAVQLTVDLKPNLPKEAERIQQCRGRVFALQDEPEVSRVWLPNNDSPGLAMARAFGDFCLKDYGLISVPQISYRRLTEKDEFIILATDGVWDVLSNKEAIDIVAAAPSRATASRALVDCAVRSWRLKFPTSKSDDCAAVCLFLDHEKSPNLVEESEAKNEKAEPAKDALISDAGDKINEDIADVNEHISREEHIPEPTLEHSSTLRNVDEIMPVDEPPVSKEPERCGSARSLADCISTNEEEEWSALEGVTRVNSLLNLPRKLSGDKKSTSWKKRR